The following are encoded in a window of Thunnus albacares chromosome 17, fThuAlb1.1, whole genome shotgun sequence genomic DNA:
- the tfap4 gene encoding transcription factor AP-4 isoform X1: MEYFMVPAQKVPSLQHFRKTEKEVIGGLCSLANIPLTPETARDQERRIRREIANSNERRRMQSINAGFQSLKTLIPHSDGEKLSKAAILQQTAEYIFTLEQEKTRLLQQNSQLKRIIQELSGSSPKRRRAEEKDEGIGSPDILEEEKTDDLRREMIELRQQLEKERSVRMMLEDQMRSLDAQLYPEKLKAIAQQLQEQQAQTQSLVCLQQHKQLERDLTPAHSPQQVLAPATPPAPTHHATVIVPAPVQPPQPHHVTVVTMGQTSVINTVSTSRQNLDTIVQAIQHIEGTQGKGCVGEEEQRRAVIVTSGRVLSDAAGSDTASNSDGPDDCSLP; the protein is encoded by the exons ATGGAGTATTTCATGGTACCAGCTCAGAAGGTGCCCTCCTTGCAACATTTCAGGAAAACGGAGAAAGAAGTGATTGGAGGTCTTTGTAG TCTGGCCAACATTCCTCTGACCCCAGAAACAGCCCGGGACCAAGAGAGGCGAATTCGCAGAGAGATTGCCAATAGCAATGAGCGTCGGCGTATGCAGAGCATCAATGCTGGATTCCAGTCACTTAAAACACTCATCCCACACAGCGATGGAGAGAAGCTCAGCAAG GCTGCCATCCTGCAACAGACAGCAGAGTACATTTTTACTTTGGAGCAGGAGAAAACACGGCTATTGCAGCAGAACAGTCAGCTCAAACGAATCATACAA GAGTTAAGCGGTTCCTCCCCCAAGAGGAGGCGTGCAGAGGAGAAGGATGAAGGGATCGGCTCGCCAGACAtcctggaggaggagaagactgATGATTTGAGGAGGGAGATGATCGAGCTGAGGCAGCAGCTGGAGAAAGAGCGCTCAGTCAGGATGATGCTGGAAGATCAG ATGCGTTCCCTGGATGCCCAGTTGTACCCAGAGAAACTGAAGGCGATCGCCCAACAGCTCCAGGAGCAGCAGGCCCAAACACAGAGccttgtctgtctgcagcagcataAGCAGCTGGAGAGGGACCTTACTCCAGCCCACAGCCCACAG CAGGTGTTGGCCCCGGCTACCCCCCCTGCGCCTACACACCATGCCACAGTCATTGTCCCTGCACCTGTCCAACCTCCACAGCCCCATCATGTCACCGTGGTAACCATGGGCCAGACATCAGTTATCAATACAGTGTCCACATCTCGACAGAACCTGGACACCATTGTTCAA GCAATCCAGCACATCGAGGGCACCCAGGGGAAGGGTTGCGTCGGCGAGGAAGAGCAGCGGAGGGCGGTCATCGTCACTTCGGGGCGCGTCCTCTCCGACGCGGCGGGCTCAGACACAGCCTCAAACAGCGACGGGCCCGACGACTGTTCACTGCCCTGA
- the tfap4 gene encoding transcription factor AP-4 isoform X2, translated as MEYFMVPAQKVPSLQHFRKTEKEVIGGLCSLANIPLTPETARDQERRIRREIANSNERRRMQSINAGFQSLKTLIPHSDGEKLSKAAILQQTAEYIFTLEQEKTRLLQQNSQLKRIIQELSGSSPKRRRAEEKDEGIGSPDILEEEKTDDLRREMIELRQQLEKERSVRMMLEDQMRSLDAQLYPEKLKAIAQQLQEQQAQTQSLVCLQQHKQLERDLTPAHSPQVLAPATPPAPTHHATVIVPAPVQPPQPHHVTVVTMGQTSVINTVSTSRQNLDTIVQAIQHIEGTQGKGCVGEEEQRRAVIVTSGRVLSDAAGSDTASNSDGPDDCSLP; from the exons ATGGAGTATTTCATGGTACCAGCTCAGAAGGTGCCCTCCTTGCAACATTTCAGGAAAACGGAGAAAGAAGTGATTGGAGGTCTTTGTAG TCTGGCCAACATTCCTCTGACCCCAGAAACAGCCCGGGACCAAGAGAGGCGAATTCGCAGAGAGATTGCCAATAGCAATGAGCGTCGGCGTATGCAGAGCATCAATGCTGGATTCCAGTCACTTAAAACACTCATCCCACACAGCGATGGAGAGAAGCTCAGCAAG GCTGCCATCCTGCAACAGACAGCAGAGTACATTTTTACTTTGGAGCAGGAGAAAACACGGCTATTGCAGCAGAACAGTCAGCTCAAACGAATCATACAA GAGTTAAGCGGTTCCTCCCCCAAGAGGAGGCGTGCAGAGGAGAAGGATGAAGGGATCGGCTCGCCAGACAtcctggaggaggagaagactgATGATTTGAGGAGGGAGATGATCGAGCTGAGGCAGCAGCTGGAGAAAGAGCGCTCAGTCAGGATGATGCTGGAAGATCAG ATGCGTTCCCTGGATGCCCAGTTGTACCCAGAGAAACTGAAGGCGATCGCCCAACAGCTCCAGGAGCAGCAGGCCCAAACACAGAGccttgtctgtctgcagcagcataAGCAGCTGGAGAGGGACCTTACTCCAGCCCACAGCCCACAG GTGTTGGCCCCGGCTACCCCCCCTGCGCCTACACACCATGCCACAGTCATTGTCCCTGCACCTGTCCAACCTCCACAGCCCCATCATGTCACCGTGGTAACCATGGGCCAGACATCAGTTATCAATACAGTGTCCACATCTCGACAGAACCTGGACACCATTGTTCAA GCAATCCAGCACATCGAGGGCACCCAGGGGAAGGGTTGCGTCGGCGAGGAAGAGCAGCGGAGGGCGGTCATCGTCACTTCGGGGCGCGTCCTCTCCGACGCGGCGGGCTCAGACACAGCCTCAAACAGCGACGGGCCCGACGACTGTTCACTGCCCTGA